Below is a genomic region from Pyxidicoccus trucidator.
TATGAGGCCGTGGGCAATGCGTTCGGCCAGTCCGAGGTCCGCTGGCGGGGGCGCCTGGCGCGATGGTGGTGGGGCCTTTCAGCGGGCTGCCGGTAGAATCCGAGCGGGGGATGTCGATCCTTTTTCGCTCCCGCCGTCTTCATGGGTGAGTGCCCCGGAACAGTCCGGGCTCACACCTACCCACAACCTGGAGACACCCATGGCCCGCTACCTGATGCTGCTGCACGAGACGCCTGCCACCTACGCGAGCTGGTCGCCCGCCGACATGCAGGCGTGCGTCGAGGACTACCTCGCCTGGAGCGACCGGATGCGCAAGGAGGGGAAGATCCTCCAAGGCGAGAAGCTGAAGGACGAGGGCGGCCGCCGCCTCACGCGCCAGGGCGAGAAGGTGCTCGTGTCCGATGGCCCCTACGCCGAGGTGAAGGACATTGTTGGCGGCCTCTTCATCCTCTCCGCGGGCTCGTATGAGGAGGCCGTGGCCATCGCCCAGAGCTGCCCCCACCTGCGCTACGGAGAAGTCGAGCTGCGCGCCATCGACGATGTCTGACGCCGCTCGCAGCGCCCTGGAGACCGCCTTCCGCCGCCTGTCGCCCCAGCTCGTCGCCGCGCTGGGACGGCGGGTCGGCCCCGGGCGACTGGACCTCGCCGAGGATGCCGTGCAGTTCGCCATGCTCCAGGCCGCCCGCACCTGGGGATTCCATGGCGCGCCCGACCAGCCCCGCGCGTGGCTGCTGCGCGTCGCGTCCAACCGGCTGGTGGACCTGCTTCACCTCCAGTCCCGTGAGGCGCCCTCGGAGGACGCTGGCTCCGAGGAGTCCGGGCCCGTGGAGGACGCGCCGGAGCCACCGGCCTTCGCCGCCGAGCTTCCCGATGACGAGCTGCGGCTGCTCTTCGCCTGCTGCCACCCCGCGCTCTCGGAAGAGGTGCAGGTGACGCTCACCCTCAAGGTGGCGTGCGGCTTCTCCGTGCGCGAAATCGCGCTCGCCCTGCTGGCCGATGAGCCCGCCGTGGCCCAGCGTCTCGTGCGTGCGAAGCGGACCCTCCGCGAGCGGTGCGCGGCGCTGGAGGTGCCCGGCCCCGAGGAGCTGCCCGCGCGCCTGTCCTCCGTTCATCAGGCGCTCTACCTGCTCTTCAACGAGGGCTATGAGGCCTCGGGCGGCGAGGACCTGTCCCGCGTGGAGCTGTGCGAGGAGGCCCTGCGACTCGTGGAGTTGCTGCTCTCTCATCCCCGCACCGCGACGCATGAGGGCCAGGCCCTGGCCGCGCTGTTCTGCTTCAGCGCCGCCCGGCTGCCGGGACGGGTGGACGCGGAAGGAACGTTCGTTCCACTGGAGGCGCGGGGGCCCGGGGCGGTGTCGGCGGGGCTGTTCTCTCGCGGCGAGGCCCACCTGCGGGCCTCCATGGGCGAGGCGCTCACCGCGCTGCACCTGGAAGCGGAGATT
It encodes:
- a CDS encoding RNA polymerase sigma factor: MSDAARSALETAFRRLSPQLVAALGRRVGPGRLDLAEDAVQFAMLQAARTWGFHGAPDQPRAWLLRVASNRLVDLLHLQSREAPSEDAGSEESGPVEDAPEPPAFAAELPDDELRLLFACCHPALSEEVQVTLTLKVACGFSVREIALALLADEPAVAQRLVRAKRTLRERCAALEVPGPEELPARLSSVHQALYLLFNEGYEASGGEDLSRVELCEEALRLVELLLSHPRTATHEGQALAALFCFSAARLPGRVDAEGTFVPLEARGPGAVSAGLFSRGEAHLRASMGEALTALHLEAEIAFLHARSAGPDAVDWPRVLALYDDLLVLKPSPTVALNRVVALGRARGPGEALAALAPLRSEPSLVRYPWRFAVEGALREQLGERGRAADCFRQAAALARTPPQREFLLARARAQSPIAEPGDRE
- a CDS encoding YciI family protein; translation: MARYLMLLHETPATYASWSPADMQACVEDYLAWSDRMRKEGKILQGEKLKDEGGRRLTRQGEKVLVSDGPYAEVKDIVGGLFILSAGSYEEAVAIAQSCPHLRYGEVELRAIDDV